A single window of Amphiura filiformis chromosome 17, Afil_fr2py, whole genome shotgun sequence DNA harbors:
- the LOC140136969 gene encoding uncharacterized protein, translating to MGENLADEIPSDKCQVLKITHATKHIFTHKYKLGDSPLQETSSHTYLGVEITKDLKWKNHINQISAKGNRALGFIKRNLRSCNEETKLTAFNTLVRPTIEYCSAVWDPHNQDLIYQIEAIQRRAVRFIKNDYSRKTSVTELMKDLHMSSLQDRRKIDRLSILHKVREGHLALPVQKILRPPHRLTKRSHINSYQELQVNKDVYKYSYYPRTIKDWNSLPAPLTQQQDSKLFKESIKDHFCGM from the coding sequence ATGGGAGAAAACCTGGCAGATGAGATTCCATCAGATAAATGTCAGGTTCTCAAAATTACACATGCTACAAAGCACATTTTCACTCACAAATACAAGCTTGGTGATTCACCTCTGCAAGAAACAAGTTCGCATACATACTTGGGAGTTGAAATAACAAAAGATCTCAAATGGAAAAACCACATAAACCAAATATCAGCTAAGGGTAATAGGGCACTCGGGTTCATCAAGAGAAATCTCAGATCATGTAATGAAGAAACCAAACTCACAGCTTTCAATACGCTGGTCAGACCTACCATTGAATACTGCTCCGCTGTTTGGGATCCTCACAATCAAGATCTCATTTACCAAATTGAAGCGATCCAGCGTCGAGCAGTCCGTTTCATAAAAAATGATTACAGTAGAAAAACGAGTGTCACTGAACTTATGAAGGACTTACACATGAGCAGTCTACAGGACAGAAGGAAAATTGACCGTTTGTCAATACTTCACAAAGTCAGAGAGGGTCACCTGGCCCTTCCAGTGCAAAAGATACTTCGCCCACCCCATCGCCTCACCAAACGAAGTCATATAAATAGCTACCAAGAGCTACAAGTCAATAAAGACGTCTATAAATACTCTTATTATCCCAGAACAATTAAGGACTGGAATTCTCTCCCAGCTCCTCTAACGCAACAACAAGACTCCAAGTTATTCAAAGAAAGCATAAAAGACCACTTCTGTGGCATGTAA